A window of Methylocaldum szegediense genomic DNA:
TCTTTGGCCCCTCGGTGCAAATCTACACGGCAACCCATCCCATCCGCGCCGCCGAGCGCCGTAAGCGGCTGGAATCGGCCAGGCCGATCACCATCGGCTCCGATGTTTGGGTCGGAGGCGGAGCGATCATCTGCCCCGGAGTGACGGTCGGCGATCGATCGGCCATCGGTGCGGGAAGTGTCGTCACCCGTGACATTCCCTCCGACGTGATCGCCGCAGGAAATCCGGCCCGCATCATACGCGCGCTTCCTCCCGATGCCTGAGCGGCGAAGATTCGGAGATGCAAACCCGGCCTGCCGAGACGCTTCAGACAGCGCCAGTGACTACGCTACGTTTCGTCATCGTGCCGCACGATAAAAGCTATTGCAGTATGGATGTTCAGATCGTCACATTTCCCGAAACCAAGGTAGCCGTGATCGAGCATCACGGATTACCGGCGCTCGAATATGAGACAGTGCTAAAGTTGATTGCTTGGAAGCTTGAGAACCGATTTCTGGACCAGATGAAATACCGTAGCTACGGACTTCACTACACTGATCCGTTCAGCACACCACCCGCTGAACATCGTGTCGACTTTTGCCTGTCCATCGACGAAGACGTCGCGCCAAATCCTTACGGGATCAGGACAAAGACAATTCCAAGCTTGCGATGCGCTCGCGCGCGCGACGTCGGGTCCCGCTCCAATAATCGGGCTGCCGCTTACCTCTACAAAACCTGGCTGCCTCGAAGCGGCGAAACGCTTGGAAATTTTCCCGCGATTTTTCACTACGTTAACGTCGGGCCGAATGTAAGGGAAGCGGAGATGATTACGGACGTCTATTTACCGTTGATGTAACGTCGCAGGTATTCACAACGGATATGCGGCCAAACCCATCATTCCGCCGGACCTCGGCGAAAAGCCGCGCAGGCTTGCGGGCCCAAACCTCCAGTCGCCTGCGTTCACGTCCTACGTTCATTGCTCGATAGTCGTTGCCTGTGAGAAGGAGTGCCATGACGGAACATCGTGTGGGAAGCGCAAAAAAAGTAAGTATTGGTGCATTCTTATTGTGTTTCTTCATCGTAGGAGTTCCCTTCTGGAACATTCCGTACGCCAGTGTAAGCCTGCCCAACTCCTTTTTCGGAATTGGCGTAACCGTTGTTTTTACGACAAGCGTTTTGCTGTCCTTTGTTTTTCGATTCAGCTTTCGGCGAAGCACGGCCGTGCCGGCTTTGGCATTCCCCGCAACGCTCATGGCTCGGGTTGTCGTGGAGGCAACAATTGAACCAAGCCGTCACAACCTTTGGCCGCTGGCCCTGATAATCGCAGTTCTGATGGGTTTCGTCGTCGCGGGTGCCGGCGCACTTTTGGGGTGGTTGTCGGCCCGAGTTTTCCGATAAAGTGCAGCAATTTTCATCGACAAGGGTGCAAACATGGCAGTGTTTCAGGGCGTTTTGTTTCTGTTCTTTGGCGTGGGGTTGATTGCCATGGATTGGCGCTCGCTGAAAACCGGTTGGTTGCCATGCGGTTCCAACGGTCTGAAAGGCCGCCTGGAGTTTACGAGAGCCGGTCAGCCCTTGGGGTATTGGGTGATGTTTGCCTTGTATGGTGCTGGCGGCGTGTGGTTGGTAATTCTTTCGCTACGCTTGTTGGCAGGGCATGCCGAACCATTGCCCCTGAAATAGCGCGTCCACTGGGAACCTCTCCGGGGAGGTTCCAGAACTCTTCGACCCGGCCCAAGGCGACCGCCTAACCAGGAGAAGCCTATTAGCCGAACGATCAGTGTCCGAATGAACGAAGGCTTCGGCCGGACGCGGTACGTTGGCGGCCATGTGGCTGCTGGCTTCGCGGGTTCGAAATACCCGAACAACTAGAAAGCTTGAGGTGAACTGATGAAAATGCCATTGGGGATTTCATTTTTGTTTTTGGCGGCTGCTGCCTTTATTTCCGGGACGGCGCAAGCGGAGAAAACCGACCTGGCGGGTTCTGCCGACCATGCCCTAGTCGGGCGTTACGAGGGATCGGTCATCACCTTCTACGAAACGAAATCCTATGAAGAATTGAAGCTGCCGTTCAAAGCGCTGGAGCGCGGCCAGCAGAACAAGCCCGAGGCATGGCAGATCGACGTGTCCGGGAAACTCACCTCGATCCGGTATGAAGGTCCTGCGGATCGGTCGATCCTCGAAGTCATGCGCAACTACGAGGCGGCTTTGAACGCAAAGGGATTCACGATCCGTTTCTTCTGCAAAGGCGCAAAGGAATGCGCACCCGCCGGGTCTACCGGCACTTTCTGGATGGCCGGGAACGGACAGATCGGCATGCCGACAACCTGGGACACCACCGTTTATCTGCTGGCGGAGCGGGATGGGCCGGAGGGACGGGTGACCGTCGGGATACTCGGGGTCGAGACCAAGGCGACCAAATCCCGACCTTTGACACCGCATGTCGCCGTGACGGTCGTCGAATCGAAACCGATGGAGGCCGACAAGATCGCCGTGGTCAAGTCCAGCGAAATGCAGCAGGCGCTGGAACGCGACGGGCGGATTGCGATCTATGGCATCTACTTCGATTTCGACAAGGCGGAAATCAAGCCGGAATCGGAGCCGCAGATCGCGCAATTGGCAGCGCTTCTGAAAGAAAACCCCAAGTTGAAAGTCCTCATCGTCGGGCACACGGACGGCAGGGGCGCGTTCGACTACAACCTGTCGCTTTCTCAACGACGAGCCCAGGCCGTGGCGGACACGCTGGTGTCGGCCCACGGCATCGCTCGCGACCGCCTGACGCCAGCAGGTGCCGGCATGATAGCGCCCGTCGCGTCGAATAAGACCGAAGAAGGACGCGCGAAAAACCGGCGCGTCGAGATCGTCGAACACTATTCCGGCGGTTGAAGGCATAGTAGACCACTCACCCTGATATACGGCGTTGATCTTCCACAAACAGCCCGCGCGTTGTGCATTCGCGGCTTCGCCTCTACGGCCACACCGCGGGCATTTCTTTGCTCCAACCGAGATTAGTGCCTTTATGTTCGGCTTCGTCAAGGTCGTTGGCACTCATGCCAAGACGCGAGAAGCCGCTATTTTCGGCACTTTGCAGCAAATCCGCCCGCGTGCATTGATTCCGGATCACCGTAGGATACGAACGGCCCGTTACTCGGTTTGAACGAACGGTTGCTCTAACCGTCTCCTTCCCGTCATCGGCATATCCGACAAGCAACTTCCTGATCCATCGACAAGAACACAGAGCGTCGTTGCCGTAGGAGTGCTCCGTGCCGTAGGATGCGGCACGTCTTTGATTACGTGACGAACCGAGACGAAATCGCCCATGCGCCATTCCAGCCGACTGTCCATCGATCCTACCCCCGAGTTCGACGTCTACGCCGCGGAGCTGGCCGGCTTGAACCTGGTCGAAGCCAGCGCCGGTACCGGTAAGACCTGGACGATTTCGGGGCTTTACGTTCGGCTGATTTTGGAACTCGGCCTAAGCGTGGATCAGATCCTGGTGGTGACCTACACCAAGGCGGCGACGGCCGAGCTTCAGGGACGCATCCGCAAGCGCCTGCGGGAAGTCCTTTCCGCTTTCGAAGCCGGTGACAGCGAGGATGAATTCTGCCGCCGCATCATCGAGCTTTACGGCGATCGGGCCGAAATTGCCACGCGCCGCCTCGGCTATGCGATCAGCGGATTCGACGAAGCCGCGGTTTACACCATTCACGGATTCTGCCAGCGGCTGCTAAACGAAAGCGCCTTCGAATCGGGGGCGGATTTCGATTGCGAACTGATGCCGGACGAGACCGACCTACTGCGGGAAATCGTCGACGATTTCTGGCGACGGGAGGTCTATCTCGCGTCCGCAGTTTGGTCCGAGTATCTGGCTCAGGAAAACCAATCGCCCGATGTCTGGTTGAGTGAAATTCAGCCGCATGTCGGCAAGCCGTTCCTCAAAATCGCGGTACCCCCCGAACCGCCAGGCGAAGAGGAAGTCATCGCCCGCTTCGGGCAGGCCTTACTGGAAGCCGCGGAAGTCTGGCATGCCCAAAGAACCGATATCGAAGCAATACTGCTCGGTTATCCCGGCTTCAACCGAGCCCGCGTCAAACCCGAGAACTTGCAACGCTGGCTAGTCGAAACCGCGGAATTTTTTTCGAGATGGCCGGCGGCGGAGCGGATGCCTCAGCCGGTCGTATTGCCGGAAGTCCCGCCCTTGCTCGACTTGCCCGAAAGCCTTCGCCGTTTTTCATCCTCTACGCTCGCCACTGTCGTCAAAAAAGGCTTTGAACCACCGCAGCATCCGTTCTTCCAGTGCTGCCAATCCTTGATCGAAACGCACGAAGCTCTGCGGCGGGCTTTCGAAGCCCGGCTTCAACATCTCAAGGCGCGCCTGATCGAGTTCTGCAATACCGAACTGGACCGGCGCAAGAATGCGCTGCAGATCGTCTCTTACAACGACTTGCTGAACCGTCTGGCTGCTGCGCTGGACTCGGAGTATGGAGAGAGTCTCGCCGAGACCGTCCGCCGTCGTTACCGCGCAGCCCTGATCGATGAATTCCAGGATACCGATCCGATTCAATACCGCATTTTTCGCCGCGTCTACGGGGACGGCGGTTCGCCGGTATTCTTTGTCGGCGATCCCAAGCAGGCGATCTACGGTTTCCGCGGCGCGGACATCTTCAGCTACCTCGAAGCGCGCGGCCATGAGCGCATCAGCCGCCGCACGCTGAAAACCAACCAGCGCTCCGAGCGCGACCTCATCGCTGCTGTCAATGCCTTGTTCGCCGGCCATCCGAGACCGTTCCTGCTCGACGAGATTCCCTACCCGGAGGTCAAACCCGCCACACGCCAGCGTGCCGCGTTGGAGATCGAAGACGATAGCGGCGAGCCGTTTCGTTTCCTCTTGCTCCCGCCGGAACAGGACGACGAAGGCAAGGAAAAACCATACTCGAAAGGCACAGCAAGCCGTTTGGCGGCACTGACGACGGCTTTCGAAATCACCCGGCTACTCAACGCCGGAAGCGAAGGCAAGGCTCGCTTGGGCGATCGGAACCTTAACGGCGGCGACATCGCCGTGCTGGTCTCCACCCATGTGCAGGCGCGTTTGGTGGAAGAAGCACTGACCTCCTGCGGCGTCCCCAGCGTGCGCCAGGGGCAGGAGAGTGTGTTGTCGAGTCCCGAGGCTGCCGAACTCGAGCGGATCCTGCGCGCGATCGCCCAGCCGGGGCGCGAACCGCTGCTCAAGGCCGCACTGGCGACCGAGCTCATGAACTTCACGGCCAACGCCATTTTCGATCTGCAAAAGGACGAAGGCGCTTGGGATGCGATCTTCGATCGCTTCCAGACCTATCATCACCTCTGGCTGAGCGAAGGCTTCATGCCGATGTTCCGCCGCTGGTTCGAGGACGCCCGCATCACCGAGCATTTGCCGAAATTCCGCGACGGCGAGCGGCGTTTGACCAATCTCCTGCACCTGGCCGAGCTGCTGCAAGTGGAAAGCCGCAAGAAATCGGGCATCGATGCGCTGCTGGGCTGGTTC
This region includes:
- a CDS encoding AraC family transcriptional regulator, translated to MQTRPAETLQTAPVTTLRFVIVPHDKSYCSMDVQIVTFPETKVAVIEHHGLPALEYETVLKLIAWKLENRFLDQMKYRSYGLHYTDPFSTPPAEHRVDFCLSIDEDVAPNPYGIRTKTIPSLRCARARDVGSRSNNRAAAYLYKTWLPRSGETLGNFPAIFHYVNVGPNVREAEMITDVYLPLM
- a CDS encoding OmpA family protein, producing MKMPLGISFLFLAAAAFISGTAQAEKTDLAGSADHALVGRYEGSVITFYETKSYEELKLPFKALERGQQNKPEAWQIDVSGKLTSIRYEGPADRSILEVMRNYEAALNAKGFTIRFFCKGAKECAPAGSTGTFWMAGNGQIGMPTTWDTTVYLLAERDGPEGRVTVGILGVETKATKSRPLTPHVAVTVVESKPMEADKIAVVKSSEMQQALERDGRIAIYGIYFDFDKAEIKPESEPQIAQLAALLKENPKLKVLIVGHTDGRGAFDYNLSLSQRRAQAVADTLVSAHGIARDRLTPAGAGMIAPVASNKTEEGRAKNRRVEIVEHYSGG
- the recB gene encoding exodeoxyribonuclease V subunit beta — its product is MRHSSRLSIDPTPEFDVYAAELAGLNLVEASAGTGKTWTISGLYVRLILELGLSVDQILVVTYTKAATAELQGRIRKRLREVLSAFEAGDSEDEFCRRIIELYGDRAEIATRRLGYAISGFDEAAVYTIHGFCQRLLNESAFESGADFDCELMPDETDLLREIVDDFWRREVYLASAVWSEYLAQENQSPDVWLSEIQPHVGKPFLKIAVPPEPPGEEEVIARFGQALLEAAEVWHAQRTDIEAILLGYPGFNRARVKPENLQRWLVETAEFFSRWPAAERMPQPVVLPEVPPLLDLPESLRRFSSSTLATVVKKGFEPPQHPFFQCCQSLIETHEALRRAFEARLQHLKARLIEFCNTELDRRKNALQIVSYNDLLNRLAAALDSEYGESLAETVRRRYRAALIDEFQDTDPIQYRIFRRVYGDGGSPVFFVGDPKQAIYGFRGADIFSYLEARGHERISRRTLKTNQRSERDLIAAVNALFAGHPRPFLLDEIPYPEVKPATRQRAALEIEDDSGEPFRFLLLPPEQDDEGKEKPYSKGTASRLAALTTAFEITRLLNAGSEGKARLGDRNLNGGDIAVLVSTHVQARLVEEALTSCGVPSVRQGQESVLSSPEAAELERILRAIAQPGREPLLKAALATELMNFTANAIFDLQKDEGAWDAIFDRFQTYHHLWLSEGFMPMFRRWFEDARITEHLPKFRDGERRLTNLLHLAELLQVESRKKSGIDALLGWFERAIRNPSKNDETALLRLESDAERVKIVTVHTSKGLEYAIVFCPFLWDGRLRQRKAPSVLLHSEGESLLDLGSAQLEENRRQAVLEEMSENLRLLYVALTRAVYRCHVVWGNVRNGRDKSEGFHSTAMAWLLHGGSTAPEDDPLSALESRLQDADTDFIATDIRRFAERAPGCVSVGFVETRSVRYRGAGADTGPALAVHPFRRPPLYPSWRMSSFSGLTTGRHSEAPDYDTPADSDLPEAAGDSMFAFPRGARAGSCLHAILEEWDFTCRDSERLGELVRRKLKAHGIDDAWTPTVRQTIETALEATLDESGLKLSDIPAEKRLAEMEFTYTLRGGDSEGLRKLLADPRFRCDRRYAEAARQLDFAHIEGYMRGFIDLVFEAGGRFYLLDWKTNWLGNTAADYTPDRLAAAMAREHYYLQYLIYTVALHRYLKQRLPNYDYETHFGGVFYLFLRGIAPERKTGIYRDRPRRELIEALDELLMAGLDAPRLAEAG